From the genome of Drosophila melanogaster chromosome 2L, one region includes:
- the CG9328 gene encoding uncharacterized protein, isoform B has translation MMSMTSSPPATPTGVQTDSDGLILPKKLINPCMENIDRKELHRELKFNARVGKSVLNQKSELQRAYDKQKERHAAAEQHSPDADIVGGIPGLKGELGRVIMERAQKHEAAAQKQDQEDAEERQYVNPEYLNVRAKLRTAHANN, from the exons ATGATGTCCATGACCAGCTCCCCGCCGGCCACACCCACTGGCGTCCAGACGGACTCCGACGGGCTGATCCTGCCTAAGAAGCTCATCAATCCCTGCATGGAGAACATCGATCGCAAGGAGTTGCACCGGGAGCTCAAGTTCAATGCCAGAGT GGGAAAGAGCGTGCTGAACCAGAAATCAGAATTGCAACGTGCCTACGACAAGCAGAAGGAGCGGCATGCCGCGGCCGAGCAACATTCGCCGGATGCGGACATTGTCGGCGGCATTCCAGGACTGAAAGGAGAACTCGGGCGCGTGATCATGGAGCGGGCGCAGAAGCATGAGGCGGCGGCTCAGAAGCAGGATCAGGAGGACGCCGAGGAGCGGCAGTACGTAAATCCCGAGTATCTGAACGTGCGGGCCAAGCTGCGCACGGCGCACGCCAACAATTAA
- the CheB38c gene encoding chemosensory protein B 38c, which yields MFATLLILILGSTDILATDYILLVEDPDIYTPCTDGPPGSVGLNEAFDVSEMQVEMDEEGIHVSGNITTRWSLPPTYRISARMSVLHFNRGNWEPTVFNTLTPDFCDAMFNPNLFWYKYWFKNFENREEIQEKCLATQGTVLVYNPFVVVPRLNNVLGPTLKGRYKVVFLFEAFNEQDERQPSSVCFEITGDAEKIKN from the exons ATGTTTGCTACTCTGCTGATTCTCATCTTGGGGTCGACTGACATTTTGGCCACAGACTATATACTACTGGTCGAGGATCCAGACATCTACACGCCGTGCACGGATGGTCCTCCTGGTTCTGTTGGTCTCAATGAAGCCTTCGACGTAAGCGAAATGCAGGTTGAAATGGACGAAGAAGGGATTCATGTGTCCGGAAATATTACAACTAGATGGAGTTTGCCGCCCACCTATCGAATTTCT GCTAGGATGAGTGTGCTCCACTTTAACCGCGGCAACTGGGAGCCGACCGTATTTAACACTCTGACGCCGGACTTCTGCGACGCAATGTTCAATCCGAATCTGTTTTGGTATAAATACTGGTtcaaaaattttgaaaaccGCGAGGAGATCCAAGAGAAGTGCCTCGCTACGCAAGGT ACCGTTTTGGTGTACAACCCCTTCGTTGTGGTTCCCCGACTAAATAACGTGTTGGGACCCACTCTCAAAGGACGCTACAAAGTGGTTTTCCTGTTCGAAGCCTTCAACGAACAGGACGAACGGCAGCCTTCATCCGTGTGCTTCGAGATCACGGGCGATGctgaaaaaataaagaattga
- the CheB38b gene encoding chemosensory protein B 38b, with translation MIRGLVILVLALANTWATDYNALIDDEGIYVKCSEAPAGTLGPRDVFNIDNMVMHMEPEGIYVSGNMTVKLNFLPSDRISARFSVMHYERGSWQPTMFNLHSPNFCEVMFDEDQYWFKYWFRYIRNKEEIREKCLKVKDTVLVYDEFLMVLHLENVNTSNLQGRYKAVITLEAFDEHNVRRPSSLCVEIRGDLERVT, from the exons ATGATTCGAGGCCTGGTGATTCTTGTTTTGGCCCTGGCCAACACTTGGGCAACGGACTACAACGCTCTGATTGACGATGAGGGCATCTACGTGAAGTGCTCAGAAGCCCCAGCCGGTACCCTTGGTCCCCGCGATGTATTTAACATTGACAATATGGTGATGCATATGGAACCAGAAGGCATTTACGTATCGGGGAATATGACCGTTAAACTCAACTTTCTACCCTCCGATCGCATTTCC GCTAGGTTCAGCGTGATGCACTATGAACGTGGTAGTTGGCAACCCACAATGTTCAACCTTCACTCCCCGAACTTTTGTGAGGTGATGTTTGACGAAGATCAATACTGGTTCAAGTATTGGTTCAGATATATACGAAACAAAGAGGAGATTCGAGAAAAATGCTTGAAAGTGAAAGAT ACCGTGCTAGTGTATGATGAGTTCTTGATGGTCCTGCACCTAGAAAATGTCAATACCTCAAACTTACAGGGGCGCTACAAGGCGGTGATTACTCTGGAGGCTTTCGATGAACATAATGTGCGACGACCATCATCCCTCTGCGTTGAAATAAGAGGCGACCTTGAGAGGGTTACCTAG
- the CheB38a gene encoding chemosensory protein B 38a, whose product MISISTILALVVSSVWATDYTLEFEDSDLYSECSEKLPGAIGLREAFDMRNIVTELDIDGLHLSGNCTTIWDVPSTDRISLRMTVMHFDRGTWQPTVFNTYARDFCAVMFDKELSWYKYWLKYFANREEISEKCIGTKGTVLVYKPFIVKPLIQNVIGPIYRGRVKAIFNFESFDKNNVKGATDVCFEVRGQVEKIK is encoded by the exons ATGATTAGTATTTCCACAATTCTCGCTTTGGTCGTAAGTAGCGTGTGGGCCACGGACTATACATTGGAGTTCGAGGATTCGGACCTGTATTCGGAGTGCAGTGAAAAACTGCCAGGAGCGATTGGCCTCCGTGAAGCTTTCGATATGAGGAATATAGTGACCGAGCTGGACATAGATGGCCTTCATTTATCGGGCAATTGCACCACCATCTGGGATGTACCGTCCACCGATCGCATTTCA CTCAGGATGACGGTTATGCATTTTGACCGCGGAACTTGGCAACCAACTGTATTCAACACGTATGCTCGAGACTTTTGCGCCGTGATGTTCGACAAGGAGCTATCCTGGTACAAGTATTGGTTGAAATACTTTGCCAATCGCGAAGAGATTAGTGAGAAGTGCATTGGAACCAAAGGT ACTGTCCTTGTATATAAGCCATTCATCGTGAAGCCACTTATTCAAAACGTAATTGGACCAATTTATCGCGGTCGCGTTAAGGCGATATTTAACTTTGAGTCGTTCGACAAAAACAACGTTAAAGGAGCGACAGACGTTTGCTTTGAAGTCAGGGGTCAGGTTGAGaagatcaaataa
- the CG33322 gene encoding uncharacterized protein, translating to MNRKHNKISHSGSHMHGIKVEPKKYSPQEYREKILSLFPLPPRPANMCHDAFVKKLLEPYVLETKEVVRAVKMTRDSTGEDSSEDTYEAFRAKMYKTNYTARATVYMARATILARTSVKSILSPEQRDSAAQTTQMFKVRFANLISDFRNVCIIYQLLQLQEILNVMREYPPAGTNPNDTIFGWSYKENLKRFEQQPSTVYVDILEKNKPEATLDDLKFYVDLGELIGLVQALLDDVIHDRDLCAPNGFMELLKDTQVDIDKLIALPYETIMAEHDSLLEEKEKKNRVGKFHNPKLTAKQHALNKERFQIDYMSPIESRYKVNWTHDVVDQGQYIDFLRCKVLSDELEKIEELMRTDSSVWRSCHLEYVTLIEQYKQRINKIQQDYDDDMETAENKLQATLNRVGKCKEDLRSCQEKVEEFHVKIEEVREKIAKEVEKERARLSAARVSKRMSRILARQKEEKKAAAQQAKLDKKLARQNKKSQE from the exons ATGAACAGAAAACACAATAAGATATCTCATAGCGGGTCCCACATGCACGGTATCAAGGTGGAACCCAAAAAGTACTCGCCCCAGGAGTACAGGGAGAAAATTCTTAGCCTGTTTCCGCTTCCGCCGAGACCGGCAAATATGTGCCACGATGCGTTCGTGAAGAAACTTCTGGAGCCCTATGTCCTAGAGACCAAAGAGGTGGTCCGAGCCGTAAAGATGACCCGTGATTCCACCGGGGAAGACTCTAGTGAGGATACATACGAGGCGTTCCGGGCAAAGATGTACAAAACGAACTACACGGCACGGGCCACCGTATACATGGCACGGGCCACCATTTTAGCCAGGACCAGTGTCAAGTCAATCCTTAGTCCCGAGCAACGAGATTCGGCAGCCCAAACGACCCAAATGTTCAAGGTGCGCTTTGCAAACCTAATATCCGACTTTCGGAACGTCTGCATCATCTaccagctgctgcagctgcaagaAATCCTCAATGTGATGCGGGAGTATCCGCCAGCTGGCACCAATCCCAACGACACCATCTTCGGTTGGTCCTACAAGGAGAATCTAAAGCGTTTTGAACAGCAACCGAGCACCGTCTATGTGGACATTCTGGAGAAGAACAAGCCGGAGGCGACGCTTGACGACCTTAAGTTTTATGTGGATTTGGGAGAGCTAATCGGTCTCGTGCAGGCCCTCCTAGACGATGTGATCCACGACAGGGATCTCTGTGCGCCCAACGGCTTCATGGAGCTTCTTAA GGACACACAAGTTGATATCGACAAGCTGATAGCTCTGCCCTACGAGACCATAATGGCCGAACACGATTCCTTACTTGAGGAGAAGGAGAAAAAGAATCGGGTGGGAAAGTTTCACAATCCGAAACTAACGGCCAAGCAGCACGCACTCAACAAGGAACGATTCCAGATCGACT ACATGAGCCCGATCGAATCGCGCTATAAAGTGAATTGGACCCACGATGTTGTGGACCAGGGTCAATACATTGATTTCCTACGCTGCAAG GTCCTTTCCGACGAGCTAGAAAAGATTGAAGAGCTCATGAGAACGGACTCGAGTGTGTGGAGGAGCTGCCATTTGGAGTACGTCACACTGATCGAACAGTACAAGCAGCGCATCAATAAGATTCAACAAGATTACGACGACGATATGGAGACGGCCGAGAATAAGTTGCAGGCAACTCTTAATAGGGTGGGCAAGTGCAAGGAAGACCTGAGGTCCTGCCAGGAAAAAGTTGAGGAGTTCCATGTGAAAATAGAAGAGGTGCGAGAAAAGATTGCGAAGGAAGTGGAAAAGGAGCGTGCCCGTTTGTCAGCT GCACGAGTTTCTAAACGAATGTCCCGGATATTGGCAAGACAGAAGGAGGAGAAGAAGGCTGCCGCACAGCAGGCAAAACTGGACAAAAAGCTGGccagacaaaacaaaaaatctcaAGAATAG
- the CG9328 gene encoding uncharacterized protein, isoform A has protein sequence MQRPSSNISSNIMNRMSIFENTAFRHSLADADNAAGTMMSMTSSPPATPTGVQTDSDGLILPKKLINPCMENIDRKELHRELKFNARVGKSVLNQKSELQRAYDKQKERHAAAEQHSPDADIVGGIPGLKGELGRVIMERAQKHEAAAQKQDQEDAEERQYVNPEYLNVRAKLRTAHANN, from the exons ATGCAGCGACCCTCGTCGAATATCTCCAGTAACATCATGAACCGCATGTCCATCTTTGAAA ATACGGCATTCAGGCACAGTCTGGCGGACGCTGACAACGCGGCCGGAACGATGATGTCCATGACCAGCTCCCCGCCGGCCACACCCACTGGCGTCCAGACGGACTCCGACGGGCTGATCCTGCCTAAGAAGCTCATCAATCCCTGCATGGAGAACATCGATCGCAAGGAGTTGCACCGGGAGCTCAAGTTCAATGCCAGAGT GGGAAAGAGCGTGCTGAACCAGAAATCAGAATTGCAACGTGCCTACGACAAGCAGAAGGAGCGGCATGCCGCGGCCGAGCAACATTCGCCGGATGCGGACATTGTCGGCGGCATTCCAGGACTGAAAGGAGAACTCGGGCGCGTGATCATGGAGCGGGCGCAGAAGCATGAGGCGGCGGCTCAGAAGCAGGATCAGGAGGACGCCGAGGAGCGGCAGTACGTAAATCCCGAGTATCTGAACGTGCGGGCCAAGCTGCGCACGGCGCACGCCAACAATTAA